CGGTCAGCGATTTCGGGTTGCGCATGATCTCGTCGGGCGTGCCTTCGGCGACGATGTTGCCGCCATGCATGCCGGCGCCGGGGCCGATGTCGAGCACGTAGTCTGCGAGCCGGATCGCGTCCTCGTCATGCTCGACCACGACCACGGTGTTGCCGAGGTCGCGCAGGCGCTTCAGCGTGTCGAGCAGGCGCGCGTTGTCGCGCTGATGCAGGCCGATCGAAGGCTCATCCAGCACGTAGAGCACGCCAGTCAGACCCGAGCCGATCTGGGAAGCCAGCCGGATGCGCTGGCTCTCGCCCCCGGACAGCGTGCCGGAGGAGCGGGAGAGGGTGAGGTAGTTGAGGCCGACGTCGAGCAGGAAGGTCAGGCGCTCGCGGATTTCCTTGAGGATGCGCCCGGCGATCTCGTTCTGCTGCTTGTTCAGCGCGTCGGGCACGGTCTCGAACCACTCGCCGGCCTTCCTGACCGACAGCTCCGAGATCTCGCCGATATGCTTGGCCCCGACCTTGACGCACAGGGCCTCGGGCTTCAGCCGGAAGCCGTTGCAGGCGCCGCAGGGTACGTCGTGGAAATACTTTGCCAGCTCCTCGCGCGCCCACTCGCTTTCGGTCTCGCGATAGCGGCGGTTGATATTGGTGATGACGCCTTCGAACGGCTTCTTGGTGTCGTAGGAACGGACGCCGTCCTCGTAGGAGAACTTGATCTCGTCCTCGCCGGAGCCGTGGAGGATCGCGTCTCTCGTCTTCTTGGGCAGATCCTTCCACTTGGTCGTCAGGGTGAACTTGTAGTGCTTGCCGAGCGCCGTCAGCGTCTGCGTGTAATAGGGCGACGACGACTTGGCCCAGGGCGCGATCGCGCCCTTGCCGATCGCGAGCTCCTTGTCCGGGATGACGAGGTCTTCGTCGACATGCTGCTCGACGCCGAGGCCGCCGCAGGCAGGGCACGCGCCGTAGGGGTTGTTGAAGGAAAAGAGTCTGGGCTCGATCTCCGGAATGGTGAAGCCGGAGACGGGGCAGGCGAACTTTTCCGAGAACAGGATGCGCTCGGGCCCGCTCTTGTCGTGGATTTTTGCCGTCTTCTTTTTCTCTTCGGCAGGCGCAGCAGCAGCCGGTGCGTCGGCATACTCGACGACGGCAAGGCCCTCGGCGAGCTTCAGCGCGGTCTCGAAGCTCTCAGCCAGGCGCTGGCCGATATCGGCGCGCACCACGATGCGGTCGACGACGACGTCGATGTCGTGCGGGAATTTCTTGTCGAGGTTAGGCGCTTCCGCGAGCTCGTAGAAGGCGCCGTCGATCTTGACGCGCTGAAAGCCCTTCTTGAGCCATTCGGCGAGCTCCTTGCGGTACTCGCCCTTGCGGCCGCGCACGACAGGCGCCAGCAGATAGAGGCGGGTGCCCTCGGGCAGCGCCAGCACGCGATCGACCATCTGCGACACGGTCTGACTCTCGATCGGCAGGCCCGTGGCGGGCGAATAGGGCACGCCGACGCGCGCCCAGAGCAGGCGCATGTAATCGTAGATCTCGGTGACGGTGCCGACCGTCGAGCGCGGGTTCTTCGACGTCGTCTTCTGCTCGATCGAGATCGCCGGCGACAGGCCGTCGATCTGGTCGACGTCGGGCTTCTGCATCATCTCCAGGAACTGGCGCGCATAGGCCGAGAGCGACTCGACGTAGCGGCGCTGGCCCTCGGCGTAGATGGTGTCGAAGGCGAGCGAGGATTTGCCGGAGCCCGATAGCCCGGTGAACACCACGAGCTTGTCGCGGGGAATCTCGACGTCGATGTTCTTGAGGTTGTGCTCGCGCGCGCCGCGGATCGTAATTGCGCGCAGGTGTGATCCCGCGTTCTGCTGTTGGCGCTTCGCCTTGATCACTTCATCCATCCGCGTTGCCCTCAAGGAATCCCACGAGCGAGCGACCGCGCCAACGTTCGGGCGCGCTTCGCCCGGAACCGGGATCGGCGCCAATGGGTATGCAGGCGAACGTAGGAAGAACGGAGACGGATTTCCAGAGGGACTTGCGAATCGTCAACGGATTGTTGGCGCGCTGGCGGGACTTGGCAGCAGCGCCTGGAGATCGGGACGGAAGGAACAACAAAAAGGCCGGCGCGAGGCCGGCCTTTCGTGACGTGATGGCGTTGGAGCCTCAGCTCAGTACTTGGCGACGACCGGGCCGTTGAAGTGATAGTTCACGCCGACCTGCACGGTGTGGAAGTTGATCGTGCCGGTGGGAATGGCGCCGAAGTACGTCTCGCCGGCCAGGCTGCGATAGAGATACTCGCCCTTGACCGACCACTGCGGAGCGAAGAACGCTTCGATGCCCGCGCCGACGGTCCAACCGGAGTGGAACTTGCTGTCCGAGATCGACGCAGCGCCGAGGGTGGCGGTGATCTTGTTGTCGATCCAGGCGTAACCACCCGTGCCGTAGAACAGGACGTTGTTGACGGCATAGCCGATACGGCCGCGCACGGTGCCCATTGCATCCGTCTTCGAGCTCACGCTGGTCGGGATCGCGCCGAGGCCGGGAACGATAACGACACCAGCGGCAGAAGCGTTGACGTCAGCCCAGGCGCCGTCAGCCTCGATACCGAACACGACGTTGCCGGTCTGCCAGTTGTAGCCGGCGGTGCCGCCGACGAAGCCACCCTTCATCTTCGGGTCGCCAGAGGCGGCTTCCCAGGCGCCGCCGCCGACGATACCGAGATAGAAGCCGGTCCAGTTGTAGACCGAGGCCATCGCGACCGGAGCCTTGGTGTAGGGGCGAGCCGCCAGGTCGGCAGCCGAAGCGGCGCCGGTGAGTACGATCAGAGCGGCCGAAGCCAACAAAATCTTTTTCATATTCAAGTAATCCCAGTCCCAGTTTCTGTTGTTGTCTTCCGTGCGTCGGAAGCACAGCGGACGCGTTGGTCCAACTGATGTCGTGCTTACACCACTGAAGCTGTAAGTTGTGTCTCTCAAAAGTCACAACAAATACAAAATGTAATACTCACTGACCTATAGTTCCCCGTCGGGAACAGGCAACAAAAAGGCCGGCACGAGGCCGGCCTTCGATTCCCGAATGATTTCAAGAAGATCAGTACTTCGCGATGATGGGGCCGCCCCAGCGATAGTTGAGGCGGACGAGGCCCATGTCGACGTCCTGGCTGATCCGGTCGGTCTGGAATGCGCCGCCGCCGACGGGTGCGTTGAGCGTGAGCGTCCGGTTGCCGAGGAAGATGTGATCGTACTCGACGCCGACCGTCCAGTTGGGCGCGAAGCCGAATTCGAGGCCGGCCCCGACCGTGCCGCCCCAGCGGGTGTCGCTGGTTGAGGCGAGCAGGGTGCCCGCACCGACGAAGCCGGGCGCCGTGTAGATGTCGAACTTGTCCGCGACCACGGCGCCGCCGCCCTTCACGTAAAACAGCACGTTGTTCCAGGCATAGCCGATCTGGCCTGTGAACAGGCCGAAGGCGTCGATCCGCGAGCGGTTACGCTGTGCCAGGAAGAAATTGCTGACATTGTCGCCGGAGAAGTCGGCCCAGTTGCCCTGGCCTTCGAGGCCGAACACCCAGCTGGCCGATTGCCAGCGATAGCCGACCTGGCCGCCGACCGTGCCGCCGGTGGCGTTGTGGCAGCCTTCGCCGCCCACGAATGCGCCGCCGCCGAGAACGACGTTGTCCCAGCATTTGTGGCTCGATCCGCCGCCGCCGTTGATGCCGATGTAGAAGCCGCTCCAGTCGTAGATGGTGGCGATCATCGGCGGCGGCGCCTTGGTGTAGGGACGAGCCGCAAGATCTGCTGCACTCGCCGGTGCAGACAGGCCCATTGCAACAATACAAATTGTACCGAATAGAATTTTCTTCATTGCAGTCTCCCCAGTGTCGTCCGCTTCAGATGTCCCCGAAGCGGCCCATCAGGCGCGACGCCCATCAGAACCAATTCCGAGAAAACCGTAATCCAATCGGACGGCCGAGTCCGTCTCTGGAATGCAACAGTCGGCGGGCAACTGACATGCGCTTAACCTGATGAATGTTAAGCGTTTTCCGGTTCGGTTCGGTTCCAATTCATGACGGCGTGCATAGCGGGGCAGAGTGTTCGTATGCACGCTTCGGTCGCATCAATTTCGATGGGAACAAATCTGGAACAAATGTCTGGCCGGTGCTATATGTGGGGATAACCGAGGGTGTAGCGGGCCGATCGGCCCTCGTAAGCGTATAGGGTCGGCCCAACGGGCGGCAGCGCGGGCGCGCCTTTTTCGATTCAGTGGCATTTGGAGTGGAGAGCGGCGATGGCGGGAAGCGTCAACAAGGTCATTCTGGTTGGAAATCTCGGCAAGGATCCGGAAATCCGCCGCACCCAGGACGGGCGGCCGATCGCGAATCTGAGCATCGCGACCTCCGAGACCTGGCGCGACAAGAACAGCGGCGAGCGCAAGGAAAAGACCGAGTGGCACCGTGTCGTGATCTTCAACGAAGGGCTGTGCAAGGTCGCCGAGCAGTATCTGAAGAAGGGCGCCAAGGTGTACATCGAGGGCGCGCTTCAGACCCGCAAATGGACTGATCAGAGCGGCGTGGAGAAGTACTCCACCGAGGTCGTGCTCCAGGGCTTCAACTCGACGCTGACGATGCTCGACGGCCGCGGCGGCGGCGGAGGAGGCGGCAGCTTCGGCGACGAGCCGGGCGGCGATTTCGGCTCCTCGGGTCCCGTCAGCAGCGCACCGCGCCGCCCGGTTGCCGCCGGCGGCGGTGGCCGCAACAACGACATGGACGACGACATCCCGTTCTGAGGCGGGCAAGTTTCGTTTCCAACTTTGCTGCGCTCGCGTAGAGCGTCAGGATTTCCTACCAATTTACAGGCTGAGCTCGGTTTTCCGGGCCGGCCTCATGTGCTGCCTGAAGCCTTTGACGGGCCACGATGTGAACGGTATTAACTTAATGTTAATCATATTCACATGGTCGATCCCGGCCGAAGGGACGCGTCACATGAGCCTCGCGCCGCTGCTTGACGCTGCTCCGGCGATCCCGCTGCACGCCTTCGCGGCGATGGCGGCCTTCGTGCTCGGCATCGTTCAGTTCGCCGCCCCCAAGGGTACGCTGCCACACCGGACGATCGGCTGGATCTGGGTGGCGCTGATGGCCCTGGTAGCGGTCTCGTCGTTCTGGATCCACCAGATCCGCCTGGTCGGGCCGTTCAGCCCGATCCATCTGCTGTCGATCTTCACGCTGGTGATGCTGCCGCTTGCGGTATGGCGGGCGCACACGCATCGCGTCGTCGCTCACCGGTGGAGCATGATCTTCATTTTCACCGGCGCGCTGGTGGTGGCGGGCCTGTTCACGCTGCTGCCCGGGCGCATCATGCACAGCGTGTTTTTCGGGGCGTAACGGGCAGTTCCGCCCGGCTCGTGCGGGCCCCGTTCCCGATGGTGGTGGACAAGGTCTAAGTCTCTGGAAAAACAGTCGGAAAAAGCGCTGTCTCGACCCTTGCAAGGGTGGTTATCAGGGCCTCGATGCGCTATATGATTCCCAGATAAAATTTCACCGGATTCCCCCTTGGCTGACGACGACAACAAGCCCGGCGACCAGCCGGCGCAACCCTCGGACATTCGCCCCGTTTCGATCTACGAGGAGATGAAGAAGTCCTATCTCGATTACGCCATGAGCGTGATCGTGTCGCGCGCGCTGCCCGATGCGCGCGACGGGTTGAAGCCGGTTCATCGCCGCATCCTGTTCTCGATGAACGAGGAAGGCTACACGCCCGACAAGAAGCACAAGAAGTCGGCCGGTATCGTCGGCAACGTCATGGGCCAATACCATCCGCATGGCGACCAGGCGATCTATGACGCGCTGGTGCGCATGGCGCAGCCTTTCTCGATGCGCGAGCTGCTGGTGGACGGGCAGGGCAATTTCGGCTCGGTCGACGGCGATCCGCCTGCGGCAATGCGCTACACCGAGTCACGCCTGACCAAGATCGCGCTCAAGCTGCTCGACGACATCGACAACGAGACCGTCGACTTCCAGGACAACTATGACGGCTCGACCAAGGAGCCGGTGGTTCTGCCGGCCCGGTTCCCCAACCTGCTGGTCAATGGCGCAGGCGGCATCGCGGTCGGCATGGCCACCAACATCCCGCCGCACAATCTCGGCGAAGTCATCGACGCGTGCCTCGCGCTGGTCGACAATCCGGCGCTGACGATCGACGAGCTCAACAACATCATCCCGGGGCCGGATTTCCCGACCGGCGGCATCATCCTCGGACGCCAGGGCATCCGCAGCGCCTACCATCTCGGCCGCGGCTCCATCGTGATGCGCGGCAAGGTCGAGTTCGAGACGATCAGGAAAGAGCGCGAGGCGATCGTCATCACCGAGATCCCGTATCAGGTGAACAAGGCGACGATGGTCGAGCGCATCGCCGAGCTCTACAAGGAAAAGAAGATCGAGGGCATCTCGGATCTGCGCGACGAATCCGACCGCGACGGCTACCGCGTCGTCGTTGAGCTCAAGCGCGACGCCGTGCCCGACGTGGTGCTCAATCAGCTTTACAAGTTTACGCCACTGCAGACCTCGTTCGGCGTCAACGCCGTCGCGCTCGATTCGGGCCGCCCGCTGACGATGAACCTGAAGGACATGCTGACGATCTTCGTCGGATTCCGCGAGCAGGTCGTCACCCGCAGGACCAAGTACAAGCTGCGCAAGGCGCGCGAGCGCGCGCATGAGCAGGTCGGCCTTGCGATTGCCGTCGCTAACATTGACGAGATCATCAAGGTCATCCGGCACTCGCCGACGCCGGCCGTTGCGCGCGAAACCCTGATGACGCGCGACTGGCCCGCGCGCGACGTCGAGGACATCATCACGCTGATCGACGATCCCCGCCATCGCATCAACGAGGACGGCACCATCCGCCTGTCGCTGGATCAGGCGAAGGCGATCCTCGAACTGCGTCTCGCACGCCTCACAGCGCTTGGCCGTGACGAGATTGGCGACGAGCTGTCAAAGCTTGCTGGCGAAATCGGCGAGTATCTCGAGATCCTGCAGTCGCGCGACCGGATTCTCGACATCATCAAGACCGAGCTCGCTGAGGTGAAGGCGGAATTCGCCACGCCGCGCAAGACCGTGATCATGGAGCAGGAAGGCGAGGTCGAGGACGAGGACCTGATCCAGCGCGAGGACATGGTCGTCACCGTCTCGCACGCCGGTTACGTCAAGCGCGTGCCGCTGTCGGCCTATCGCGCCCAGCGCCGTGGTGGCAAGGGCCGCTCCGGCATGCAGACCCGCGATGAGGATTTTGTGAGCCGCCTGTTCGTGGCGTCCACGCATACGCCGGTGCTGTTCTTCTCGTCGCGCGGCCAGGTCTACAAGGAAAAGGTCTGGCGCCTGCCGATGGCCGCGCCGAATGCGCGCGGCAAGGCGCTGATCAACATCCTGCCGCTGGAGCAGGGCGAACGCATCACCACCATCATGCCGCTGCCCGAG
The genomic region above belongs to Bradyrhizobium sp. CCBAU 53338 and contains:
- the uvrA gene encoding excinuclease ABC subunit UvrA, whose protein sequence is MDEVIKAKRQQQNAGSHLRAITIRGAREHNLKNIDVEIPRDKLVVFTGLSGSGKSSLAFDTIYAEGQRRYVESLSAYARQFLEMMQKPDVDQIDGLSPAISIEQKTTSKNPRSTVGTVTEIYDYMRLLWARVGVPYSPATGLPIESQTVSQMVDRVLALPEGTRLYLLAPVVRGRKGEYRKELAEWLKKGFQRVKIDGAFYELAEAPNLDKKFPHDIDVVVDRIVVRADIGQRLAESFETALKLAEGLAVVEYADAPAAAAPAEEKKKTAKIHDKSGPERILFSEKFACPVSGFTIPEIEPRLFSFNNPYGACPACGGLGVEQHVDEDLVIPDKELAIGKGAIAPWAKSSSPYYTQTLTALGKHYKFTLTTKWKDLPKKTRDAILHGSGEDEIKFSYEDGVRSYDTKKPFEGVITNINRRYRETESEWAREELAKYFHDVPCGACNGFRLKPEALCVKVGAKHIGEISELSVRKAGEWFETVPDALNKQQNEIAGRILKEIRERLTFLLDVGLNYLTLSRSSGTLSGGESQRIRLASQIGSGLTGVLYVLDEPSIGLHQRDNARLLDTLKRLRDLGNTVVVVEHDEDAIRLADYVLDIGPGAGMHGGNIVAEGTPDEIMRNPKSLTGKYLTGELEVEVPERRPPNHRRTIKVVNARGNNLKNVTAEIPLGLFTAVTGVSGGGKSTLLIDTLYRAIARKLNGASEGAAPHDRIEGLEHIDKIIDIDQSPIGRTPRSNPATYTGAFTPIREWFAGLPEAKARGYEPGRFSFNVKGGRCEACQGDGVIKIEMHFLPDVYVTCDVCKGKRYNRETLEVLFKGKSIADVLDMTVEEAAEFFKAVPRVRETFQTLHRVGLDYIHVGQQATTLSGGEAQRVKLAKELSKRATGRTLYILDEPTTGLHFHDVKKLLEVLHELVAQGNTVVVIEHNLEVIKTADWVIDLGPEGGDGGGEIVAWGPPEDIVKAQRSYTGKFLEPVLKKARKPKRRSTSEAAE
- a CDS encoding outer membrane protein gives rise to the protein MKKILLASAALIVLTGAASAADLAARPYTKAPVAMASVYNWTGFYLGIVGGGAWEAASGDPKMKGGFVGGTAGYNWQTGNVVFGIEADGAWADVNASAAGVVIVPGLGAIPTSVSSKTDAMGTVRGRIGYAVNNVLFYGTGGYAWIDNKITATLGAASISDSKFHSGWTVGAGIEAFFAPQWSVKGEYLYRSLAGETYFGAIPTGTINFHTVQVGVNYHFNGPVVAKY
- a CDS encoding outer membrane protein, with the translated sequence MKKILFGTICIVAMGLSAPASAADLAARPYTKAPPPMIATIYDWSGFYIGINGGGGSSHKCWDNVVLGGGAFVGGEGCHNATGGTVGGQVGYRWQSASWVFGLEGQGNWADFSGDNVSNFFLAQRNRSRIDAFGLFTGQIGYAWNNVLFYVKGGGAVVADKFDIYTAPGFVGAGTLLASTSDTRWGGTVGAGLEFGFAPNWTVGVEYDHIFLGNRTLTLNAPVGGGAFQTDRISQDVDMGLVRLNYRWGGPIIAKY
- a CDS encoding single-stranded DNA-binding protein; this encodes MAGSVNKVILVGNLGKDPEIRRTQDGRPIANLSIATSETWRDKNSGERKEKTEWHRVVIFNEGLCKVAEQYLKKGAKVYIEGALQTRKWTDQSGVEKYSTEVVLQGFNSTLTMLDGRGGGGGGGSFGDEPGGDFGSSGPVSSAPRRPVAAGGGGRNNDMDDDIPF
- a CDS encoding DUF2306 domain-containing protein, which codes for MSLAPLLDAAPAIPLHAFAAMAAFVLGIVQFAAPKGTLPHRTIGWIWVALMALVAVSSFWIHQIRLVGPFSPIHLLSIFTLVMLPLAVWRAHTHRVVAHRWSMIFIFTGALVVAGLFTLLPGRIMHSVFFGA
- the gyrA gene encoding DNA gyrase subunit A, with the protein product MADDDNKPGDQPAQPSDIRPVSIYEEMKKSYLDYAMSVIVSRALPDARDGLKPVHRRILFSMNEEGYTPDKKHKKSAGIVGNVMGQYHPHGDQAIYDALVRMAQPFSMRELLVDGQGNFGSVDGDPPAAMRYTESRLTKIALKLLDDIDNETVDFQDNYDGSTKEPVVLPARFPNLLVNGAGGIAVGMATNIPPHNLGEVIDACLALVDNPALTIDELNNIIPGPDFPTGGIILGRQGIRSAYHLGRGSIVMRGKVEFETIRKEREAIVITEIPYQVNKATMVERIAELYKEKKIEGISDLRDESDRDGYRVVVELKRDAVPDVVLNQLYKFTPLQTSFGVNAVALDSGRPLTMNLKDMLTIFVGFREQVVTRRTKYKLRKARERAHEQVGLAIAVANIDEIIKVIRHSPTPAVARETLMTRDWPARDVEDIITLIDDPRHRINEDGTIRLSLDQAKAILELRLARLTALGRDEIGDELSKLAGEIGEYLEILQSRDRILDIIKTELAEVKAEFATPRKTVIMEQEGEVEDEDLIQREDMVVTVSHAGYVKRVPLSAYRAQRRGGKGRSGMQTRDEDFVSRLFVASTHTPVLFFSSRGQVYKEKVWRLPMAAPNARGKALINILPLEQGERITTIMPLPEDESTWAQLDVMFATTGGNVRRNKLSDFVDVRRSGIIAMKLDDGEAIVDVQICTEHDDVLLTGAGGQCIRFPVPDVRVFTGRTSMGVRGIALGEGDKVISLAILRHVETTSDERSAYLKMRRAVAGEAAAEEPAADAEAEETSGSFQLAQERYAEMSAAEQVVLTVSVNGYGKRTSSYEYRTTGRGGKGIVAMSVNNRNGNLVASFPVEDADQIMLVTDKGQLIRCPVEGIRIAGRSTQGVIVFDTAEDEHVVSVEHITEEAESGNGANGEASGE